Proteins from a genomic interval of Kitasatospora herbaricolor:
- the treS gene encoding maltose alpha-D-glucosyltransferase: MTVNEPVPDTFAETSKKDLDPEWFKRAVFYEVLVRSFQDSNGDGVGDLQGLTSKLDYLQWLGVDCLWLPPFFASPLRDGGYDVADYKSVLPEFGDLADFMVFVDAAHARGMRVIIDFVMNHTSDQHPWFQASREDPDGPYGDFYMWADDDKQYPDARIIFVDTETSNWTYDPVRKQYFWHRFFSHQPDLNYDNPRVQEEMIAGLRFWLDLGIDGFRLDAVPYLFAREGTNCENLPETHEFLARVRKEIDADYPDTVLLAEANQWPEDVVDYFGDFGSGGDECHMAFHFPVMPRIFMAVRRESRYPVSEILAKTPTIPGGCQWGIFLRNHDELTLEMVTDEERDYMYAEYAKDPRMRANVGIRRRLAPLLENDRNQIELFTALLLSLPGSPVLYYGDEIGMGDNIWLGDRDGVRTPMQWTPDRNAGFSSADPGRLSLPPIMDPVYGYQVTNVEAQQSSSSSLLHWTRRMIEIRKLNPAFGLGTYTELPSSNPAVLAFVREYEGDLVMCVNNFSRFAQPTELDLRRYGGRYPVELIGGVRFPSIGEWPYLLTLAGHGFYWFQLRKPPRPDGARPTGLQ, from the coding sequence GTGACAGTGAACGAGCCCGTCCCCGACACCTTCGCCGAGACCTCGAAGAAGGACCTGGACCCGGAGTGGTTCAAACGTGCGGTCTTCTACGAGGTCCTGGTGCGGTCCTTCCAGGACAGCAACGGAGACGGCGTCGGCGACCTCCAGGGGCTCACGTCCAAACTCGACTACCTGCAGTGGCTCGGTGTGGACTGCCTCTGGCTGCCGCCCTTCTTCGCCTCCCCGCTGCGCGACGGCGGCTACGACGTGGCCGACTACAAGTCGGTGCTCCCGGAGTTCGGCGACCTGGCCGACTTCATGGTGTTCGTGGACGCCGCGCACGCCCGCGGCATGCGCGTGATCATCGACTTCGTGATGAACCACACCAGCGACCAGCACCCGTGGTTCCAGGCCTCCCGGGAGGACCCGGACGGCCCGTACGGCGACTTCTACATGTGGGCCGACGACGACAAGCAGTACCCGGACGCCCGGATCATCTTCGTCGACACCGAGACCTCCAACTGGACGTACGACCCGGTGCGCAAGCAGTACTTCTGGCACCGGTTCTTCTCCCACCAGCCGGACCTCAACTACGACAACCCCCGGGTCCAGGAGGAGATGATCGCCGGGCTCCGGTTCTGGCTGGACCTCGGGATCGACGGGTTCCGGCTGGACGCGGTGCCGTACCTGTTCGCCAGGGAGGGCACCAACTGCGAGAACCTCCCGGAGACCCACGAGTTCCTCGCCCGGGTCCGCAAGGAGATCGACGCGGACTACCCGGACACCGTGCTGCTCGCCGAGGCCAACCAGTGGCCGGAGGACGTGGTCGACTACTTCGGCGACTTCGGCTCCGGCGGCGACGAGTGCCACATGGCGTTCCACTTCCCGGTGATGCCGCGGATCTTCATGGCCGTGCGACGGGAGTCCCGCTACCCGGTCTCGGAGATCCTCGCCAAGACGCCGACCATCCCCGGCGGCTGCCAGTGGGGCATCTTCCTGCGCAACCACGACGAGCTGACCCTGGAGATGGTCACCGACGAGGAGCGCGACTACATGTACGCGGAGTACGCCAAGGACCCGCGGATGCGCGCCAACGTGGGCATCCGCCGGCGCCTGGCGCCGCTGCTGGAGAACGACCGCAACCAGATCGAGCTGTTCACGGCCCTGCTGCTGTCGCTCCCCGGCTCCCCGGTGCTGTACTACGGGGACGAGATCGGCATGGGCGACAACATCTGGCTGGGCGACCGGGACGGCGTGCGCACCCCGATGCAATGGACGCCCGACCGCAACGCGGGTTTCTCCTCCGCCGACCCGGGCAGGCTCAGTCTGCCGCCCATCATGGACCCGGTGTACGGCTATCAGGTGACCAACGTCGAAGCGCAGCAGAGCAGTTCGAGTTCTCTGCTGCACTGGACGCGTCGCATGATCGAGATCCGCAAGCTCAACCCCGCGTTCGGCCTCGGCACCTACACCGAGCTCCCGTCCAGCAATCCCGCGGTGCTGGCCTTCGTGCGCGAGTACGAGGGTGACCTGGTCATGTGCGTGAACAACTTCTCGCGGTTCGCGCAGCCGACCGAACTGGACCTGCGACGGTACGGAGGCCGGTACCCGGTCGAACTGATCGGCGGGGTGCGCTTCCCCTCGATCGGCGAGTGGCCGTACCTGCTCACCCTCGCGGGGCACGGCTTCTACTGGTTCCAGCTCCGCAAGCCGCCCCGCCCCGACGGGGCCCGCCCCACGGGTCTGCAGTAA